The following proteins are co-located in the Apium graveolens cultivar Ventura chromosome 5, ASM990537v1, whole genome shotgun sequence genome:
- the LOC141661425 gene encoding sugar transport protein 1-like, whose product MAGGGGVGPGNGKKYPGGMTCNVFWTCVIAGTGGLIFGYDLGISGGVTSMPIFLEKFFPAVYRKEEGITSTNQYCKFNSQILTLFTSSLYLAALVACIFASWTTRKWGRKKSMLLGGFLFLVGAIINAAAQNVAMLIIGRVLLGFGIGFANQSTPIYLSETAPYKWRGALNMIFQMAITIGILVADVANYFFAKLEWGWRLSLGCAAVPALIFIIGSWSLPDTPNSLIERGNHEEARNRLQKFRGKHVDIEEEFNDLVSACEEAKKIKSPWINIFRRKYRPQLTFAVLLPAFQQLTGMNVYMFYAPVLFRTIGFGMSASLMSALITGGVNAASTVVSIATVDKFGRRFLFLEGGIQMIICQIIVSVAIGARFGTSGNPGELPRWYAILVVSAICVYVAGYAWSWGPLCWLVPSEIFPLEIRSAAQSINVSVNMIFTFAIAQVFMYALCHLKFGLFIVFAFFVVIMSIFIYKLFPETKGIPIEEMSEIWKKHPYWKKFVTSEESRKNDGECGKSPANGKSFTNGKDSPKVSTDGIDSLDGKDSVKDKDCELEIRKVKNLDEKDLC is encoded by the exons ATGGCCGGCGGAGGTGGTGTTGGTCCCGGTAATGGCAAGAAATATCCCGGCGGCATGACGTGTAACGTCTTCTGGACTTGTGTCATTGCAGGCACTGGTGGATTAATTTTCGGATACGATCTCGGCATTTCAG GTGGAGTGACATCAATGCCGATTTTCTTAGAGAAATTTTTCCCAGCTGTTTATCGGAAAGAAGAAGGCATTACATCGACGAATCAGTATTGTAAATTTAATAGTCAGATATTGACATTATTTACGTCGTCGTTGTACCTTGCTGCACTTGTTGCTTGCATATTTGCTTCATGGACGACGAGGAAATGGGGACGCAAGAAGTCTATGCTTCTAGGAGGGTTTCTTTTTCTTGTTGGTGCAATCATCAATGCTGCTGCTCAGAATGTAGCTATGCTTATAATTGGTCGCGTGCTTCTTGGATTTGGCATTGGCTTTGCTAATCAG AGTACGCCAATCTATTTATCAGAAACGGCTCCATATAAATGGCGTGGAGCGCTTAATATGATCTTTCAGATGGCAATCACTATAGGAATACTAGTTGCTGATGTTGCAAATTATTTCTTTGCGAAATTAGAATGGGGCTGGCGTTTGAGCTTAGGTTGTGCTGCTGTTCCTGCACTAATCTTTATAATCGGCTCCTGGTCCCTTCCTGACACTCCAAACTCTTTAATTGAACGAGGAAATCATGAGGAAGCTAGGAACAGGTTGCAGAAATTTCGAGGAAAACATGTTGACATTGAAGAGGAGTTCAATGATCTTGTATCGGCCTGTGAGGAAGCGAAGAAAATAAAGAGTCCATGGATTAATATTTTCAGGAGAAAGTATCGCCCTCAACTGACGTTTGCAGTTTTACTTCCGGCATTTCAACAGTTGACTggaatgaatgtttatatgttTTATGCTCCGGTTCTGTTTAGAACAATTGGGTTTGGGATGAGCGCTTCTTTGATGTCTGCTTTGATCACTGGTGGGGTTAATGCGGCTTCAACCGTGGTTTCTATAGCCACTGTTGATAAGTTTGGAAGACGATTTTTGTTCCTTGAAGGTGGCATTCAAATGATTATTTGTCAG ATTATTGTGTCAGTGGCCATTGGAGCTAGATTTGGAACAAGTGGGAATCCTGGAGAACTCCCAAGATGGTATGCAATTCTTGTTGTGTCCGCGATATGTGTATATGTTGCAGGCTACGCTTGGTCATGGGGACCTTTGTGTTGGTTAGTCCCTAGTGAAATCTTTCCACTTGAAATTCGCTCAGCTGCACAAAGTATCAACGTCTCCGTTAACATGATTTTCACCTTTGCTATTGCACAAGTCTTTATGTATGCACTTTGCCATCTAAAGTTTGGGCTATTCATTGTCTTTGCATTTTTTGTCGTGATTATGAGCATCTTCATATACAAACTTTTTCCGGAGACAAAAGGGATTCCTATCGAAGAGATGTCTGAGATTTGGAAAAAACATCCTTACTGGAAAAAATTTGTGACATCTGAAGAATCCCGGAAAAATGATGGTGAGTGTGGTAAAAGTCCTGCCAATGGAAAAAGTTTTACTAATGGCAAAGATTCTCCCAAGGTTTCTACGGATGGAATTGATTCTCTAGATGGCAAAGATTCTGTGAAGGACAAAGACTGCGAGTTAGAGATAAGAAAGGTGAAAAACTTAGATGAGAAAGACCTTTGTTAG